One genomic segment of Mycolicibacterium neworleansense includes these proteins:
- a CDS encoding MFS transporter, producing MTTSTEAHQPAPSGRAETRRAIWNTIRGSSGNLVEWYDVYVYTVFATYFEAQFFDKADKNATVYVYAIFAITFLTRPIGSWFFGRFADRRGRRAALTVSVSLMAACSLVIALVPSRETIGVAAPIILILCRLVQGFATGGEYGTSATYMSEAATRERRGFFSSFQYVTLVGGHVLAQFTLLLILTAFSTEQVHEFGWRIGFAIGGVAAIVVFWLRRTMDESLSEEQLAAIKAGKDKSSGSLSELLTRYAKPLLLCFLITMGGTLAFYAYSVNAPAIVKTTYKDQAMTATWINLIGLIFLMAIQPIGGMISDKVGRKPLLVWFGIGGVLYTYVLFTYLPQTHSPILSFLLVAVAYVILTGYTSINALVKSELFPSHVRALGVGIGYALANSMFGGTAPVIYQALKERDLVPWFIAYVTVCIALSLFVYVVFLKNKAETYLDQEKGSAFIR from the coding sequence ATGACCACTTCGACCGAGGCGCATCAGCCCGCACCGTCGGGCCGCGCCGAAACCCGCCGCGCCATCTGGAACACCATCCGAGGCTCGTCGGGCAACCTCGTCGAGTGGTACGACGTCTACGTCTACACCGTGTTCGCCACATATTTCGAAGCGCAGTTCTTCGACAAGGCCGACAAGAACGCCACGGTCTACGTCTATGCGATCTTCGCCATCACCTTCCTCACCCGCCCGATCGGCTCGTGGTTCTTCGGCCGCTTCGCCGACCGCCGCGGCCGCCGCGCCGCACTGACCGTCAGCGTGTCCCTGATGGCGGCGTGTTCCTTGGTCATCGCGCTGGTCCCCTCGCGCGAAACCATCGGTGTCGCAGCGCCGATCATCCTCATCCTGTGCCGGCTGGTGCAGGGATTCGCCACCGGCGGCGAGTACGGCACGTCGGCCACCTACATGTCCGAAGCCGCCACCCGGGAACGGCGCGGCTTCTTCTCGTCCTTCCAGTACGTGACGCTGGTGGGCGGCCACGTGCTGGCGCAATTCACCCTGCTGCTCATCCTGACCGCATTCAGCACCGAGCAGGTGCACGAATTCGGTTGGCGCATCGGCTTCGCCATCGGTGGTGTGGCCGCGATCGTGGTGTTCTGGCTGCGCCGCACCATGGACGAATCGCTGTCCGAGGAACAACTCGCGGCGATCAAGGCCGGCAAGGACAAGAGCTCCGGCTCATTGAGCGAATTGCTGACCCGCTACGCCAAGCCCCTGCTGCTGTGCTTCCTGATCACCATGGGCGGCACCCTGGCCTTCTACGCCTACAGCGTCAACGCCCCGGCCATCGTCAAGACCACTTACAAGGACCAGGCGATGACGGCCACCTGGATCAACCTGATCGGGCTGATCTTCCTGATGGCGATCCAGCCGATCGGCGGGATGATCAGCGACAAGGTGGGCCGCAAACCGCTGCTGGTGTGGTTCGGCATCGGCGGGGTGCTCTACACCTATGTCCTGTTCACCTATCTGCCCCAGACACATTCGCCGATCCTGTCGTTCCTCCTGGTCGCCGTGGCGTACGTGATCCTGACCGGATACACCTCGATCAACGCACTGGTGAAATCCGAACTGTTCCCCTCACACGTACGCGCCCTCGGCGTGGGAATCGGCTACGCCCTGGCCAATTCGATGTTCGGCGGGACCGCGCCGGTGATCTACCAGGCGCTCAAGGAGCGCGACCTCGTGCCGTGGTTCATTGCCTACGTGACGGTGTGCATCGCGCTGTCGCTCTTCGTCTACGTGGTCTTCCTCAAGAACAAGGCCGAAACCTATCTGGACCAGGAGAAGGGTTCGGCTTTCATCCGGTAG
- the ccsB gene encoding c-type cytochrome biogenesis protein CcsB, which produces MNTEHIDIGLARYSDWAFTSSVVVLVGALILLAVELASSRGRRADERSREEQMAGASRQLVGATVGADSATPGVVAEEPRRSFDERVGKSGLALTYVGIGMLFICIVLRGLATSRVPWGNMYEFINLTSFCGLVAAAVVLRKPQYRALWVFVLVPVLILLTVSGRWLYSNAAPVMPALQSYWLPIHVSVVSLGSGVFLVAGVASILFLLKMSPLADRDNAFGRIIQRLPDGQTLDRIAYRTTIFAFPIFGFGVIFGAIWAEEAWGRYWGWDPKETVSFIAWVVYAAYLHARSTAGWRDRKAAWINVVGFVAMVFNLFFINLVTVGLHSYAGVG; this is translated from the coding sequence GTGAATACCGAGCACATCGACATCGGGCTGGCCAGGTACTCCGACTGGGCGTTCACGTCGTCGGTGGTGGTTCTGGTCGGCGCGCTGATCCTGCTCGCCGTCGAGCTGGCGTCGAGCCGCGGCCGCCGCGCCGACGAGCGCTCGCGCGAAGAACAAATGGCTGGAGCGTCGCGTCAATTGGTCGGCGCCACCGTCGGCGCCGACAGCGCCACCCCCGGCGTCGTCGCCGAGGAGCCCCGGCGGTCGTTCGATGAGCGCGTCGGCAAGTCCGGCCTGGCGCTGACCTACGTCGGCATCGGCATGCTCTTCATCTGCATCGTGCTGCGCGGCCTGGCCACCTCACGGGTGCCGTGGGGCAACATGTACGAGTTCATCAACCTGACCAGCTTCTGCGGGCTGGTCGCGGCCGCCGTCGTGCTGCGTAAGCCGCAGTACCGCGCGCTGTGGGTGTTCGTACTGGTTCCGGTGCTGATCCTGCTGACGGTGTCGGGGCGCTGGCTGTACTCCAACGCCGCCCCGGTGATGCCCGCGCTGCAGTCTTACTGGCTGCCCATCCACGTGTCGGTGGTCAGCCTCGGTTCCGGGGTGTTCCTGGTGGCCGGTGTGGCCAGCATCCTGTTTCTGCTCAAGATGTCGCCGCTGGCCGATCGGGACAACGCGTTCGGGCGGATCATCCAGCGGTTGCCCGACGGGCAGACCCTGGACCGGATCGCCTACCGCACCACGATCTTCGCGTTCCCGATCTTCGGTTTCGGCGTGATCTTCGGCGCCATCTGGGCCGAGGAGGCCTGGGGCCGGTACTGGGGCTGGGACCCCAAGGAGACGGTGTCGTTCATCGCGTGGGTGGTGTACGCGGCATATCTGCATGCGCGTTCGACCGCGGGTTGGCGGGACCGCAAGGCGGCCTGGATCAACGTGGTCGGATTCGTCGCGATGGTGTTCAACCTGTTCTTCATCAACCTGGTGACCGTGGGCCTGCATTCGTACGCGGGAGTCGGCTAG
- a CDS encoding helix-turn-helix domain-containing protein: protein MSEVDELIAEGVSSPDPAVGLRAVRALQRLQERLEAIHVANAREQGWSWQAIAEALEVSRQAVHQKHNRKG, encoded by the coding sequence GTGAGTGAAGTCGATGAGCTGATCGCAGAAGGTGTCAGCAGCCCGGACCCGGCGGTGGGGCTGCGTGCCGTGCGGGCCTTGCAGCGGCTGCAGGAGCGGCTCGAGGCCATCCATGTAGCCAATGCCAGGGAGCAGGGCTGGAGTTGGCAGGCGATTGCCGAGGCACTTGAGGTCAGTCGCCAGGCTGTGCATCAGAAACACAATCGGAAGGGATGA
- a CDS encoding MinD/ParA family ATP-binding protein — protein sequence MFAPVPGFRGQQRFSNPAEPGVSTPLPAEWTAPTPPHGAPVITAPPVPGNFPGPVPGAFERPVAGPFERPVPGAPVAGDFATPYRDLSTAALLGQRKNPPTSGWRKALYVASFKQVNVGESPKITHRNNLVAEVSQPLQGCYRIALMSLKGGVGKTTITATLGATFASIRGDRVVAVDANPDRGTLSQKVPLETAATVRHLLRDAEGIERYSDVRAYTSQGPSRLEVLASESDPAVSEAFSSDDYLRALEVLERFYSLVLTDCGTGLMHSAMSAVLSKADVLVVISSGSVDGARSASATLDWLDAHGHQDLVRNSIAVINAVRPRSGKVDLSKVVDHFSRRCRAVRLVPFDPHLEEGAEISLDRLKPGTREALIELAAVVASDFAGARRSLDPRT from the coding sequence GTGTTCGCCCCGGTGCCCGGATTCCGCGGTCAGCAGCGGTTCAGCAATCCCGCCGAGCCTGGCGTCTCCACCCCGCTGCCCGCGGAGTGGACGGCCCCGACACCACCGCATGGTGCCCCGGTGATCACCGCTCCGCCGGTGCCCGGGAACTTTCCGGGACCGGTTCCAGGGGCCTTCGAGCGGCCCGTCGCAGGGCCCTTCGAGCGTCCTGTGCCCGGCGCCCCGGTGGCCGGCGACTTCGCCACGCCCTACCGCGACCTGTCCACCGCCGCTCTGCTGGGCCAACGGAAGAACCCGCCCACCTCGGGCTGGCGCAAGGCCCTCTATGTCGCGTCGTTCAAGCAGGTCAACGTCGGCGAGAGCCCCAAGATCACGCACCGCAACAACCTGGTCGCCGAGGTCAGCCAGCCGCTGCAGGGCTGCTACCGGATCGCGCTGATGTCCCTGAAGGGCGGCGTCGGCAAGACCACGATCACCGCGACGTTGGGTGCCACGTTCGCCTCGATCCGCGGTGACCGGGTGGTCGCCGTGGACGCCAACCCCGACCGCGGCACGCTGAGCCAGAAGGTGCCGCTGGAGACCGCGGCGACAGTGCGTCACCTGCTGCGCGACGCCGAGGGTATCGAGCGCTACAGCGACGTGCGGGCCTACACCTCACAGGGCCCGAGCCGGCTGGAGGTGCTGGCCTCCGAGAGTGACCCGGCGGTGTCGGAGGCCTTCAGCTCGGACGACTACCTGCGTGCCCTCGAGGTGCTGGAGCGGTTCTACAGCCTGGTGCTCACCGACTGCGGTACGGGGTTGATGCACTCGGCGATGTCGGCGGTGTTGTCCAAAGCCGATGTGCTGGTGGTGATCAGTTCGGGCTCGGTCGATGGGGCGCGGAGCGCGTCGGCGACGCTGGACTGGCTAGACGCCCACGGGCATCAGGATCTGGTGCGCAATTCGATCGCGGTGATCAACGCGGTGCGGCCACGCTCGGGCAAGGTCGATCTGTCGAAGGTGGTGGACCACTTCTCGCGGCGTTGCCGTGCGGTGCGGCTGGTGCCGTTCGATCCGCATCTGGAGGAGGGCGCGGAGATCAGCCTGGATCGGCTCAAGCCCGGCACCCGCGAGGCACTGATCGAGCTGGCCGCCGTGGTGGCATCCGACTTCGCCGGGGCACGCCGGTCGCTGGACCCGCGCACCTGA
- a CDS encoding DUF4229 domain-containing protein, translated as MVTDVVVYLIARLVLVAVLAAAIYGVGSLVVANFPVVVALLFAIVIALPLGIWLFRPLRERATASIALVDERRRKDREQLQARLRGEEPPAEQ; from the coding sequence ATGGTCACCGACGTCGTGGTTTACCTCATCGCCCGGCTGGTGCTGGTCGCTGTGCTGGCCGCGGCGATCTACGGCGTGGGGAGTCTGGTCGTCGCGAATTTCCCGGTTGTCGTGGCGCTGTTGTTCGCCATCGTGATCGCGCTGCCGCTGGGCATCTGGCTGTTCCGCCCGCTGCGGGAGCGGGCCACGGCATCGATCGCGCTTGTCGATGAGCGGCGGCGTAAGGACCGCGAGCAACTGCAGGCACGGTTGCGTGGCGAGGAGCCTCCGGCCGAGCAGTGA
- a CDS encoding Clp protease N-terminal domain-containing protein: protein MFERFSRHARVAVVLAQEEARELEANDIRPEHILVGVLQSSGRELSALLASFGLTSDAVRAELVAADAPGDESFDDDAEALQSIGIDLRAVRANVDRTFGDGAFDNALRSTGRRRRRRGHLPFTKAAKKVLELALRESLAHKDGFIGCEHILLGILRAGDDRAVRLITEHVGTGELRTGIVGLLDEAA, encoded by the coding sequence ATGTTCGAACGGTTCAGCCGTCACGCGCGCGTCGCGGTGGTTCTGGCCCAGGAGGAGGCCCGCGAACTGGAGGCCAACGACATTCGGCCCGAACACATCCTGGTCGGCGTGCTGCAGAGTTCCGGACGCGAATTGTCCGCTCTGCTGGCGAGTTTCGGCCTGACCTCAGATGCGGTCCGTGCCGAGTTGGTGGCGGCCGATGCGCCCGGGGACGAGTCGTTCGACGACGACGCCGAGGCGCTGCAATCGATCGGAATCGACCTGCGGGCGGTGCGGGCCAACGTCGACCGCACCTTCGGCGACGGTGCCTTCGACAACGCGCTGCGCAGCACCGGCCGGCGGCGCAGGCGCCGTGGGCACCTGCCCTTCACCAAGGCTGCGAAGAAAGTCCTCGAGCTGGCGCTGCGGGAGTCGTTGGCGCACAAGGACGGCTTCATCGGTTGCGAGCACATCCTGCTGGGAATCCTGCGCGCGGGAGACGACCGCGCCGTCAGACTGATCACCGAGCACGTGGGAACCGGCGAACTGCGCACCG